One segment of Pseudodesulfovibrio sp. 5S69 DNA contains the following:
- the phnK gene encoding phosphonate C-P lyase system protein PhnK, whose amino-acid sequence MTKLPQPMIRVRNVTKKYGEMIGCRDISFDLWPGEVMGIVGESGSGKSTLLGCLSGRLEPTAGSVGYASREFGDIDVHGCAEPVRRKLLRTELGVVHQNPRDGLRLGVTAGANLGERLMSIGARHYGNIRTEALKWLAEVEIEAGRIDHFPKTFSGGMQQRLQIACNLITQPRIVFMDEPTGGLDVSVQAKLLDLLRNLVSRLGLSVIIVTHDLAVARLLAHRLMVMQRGEVVETGLTDQVLDDPQHPYTQLLVSSILQA is encoded by the coding sequence ATGACCAAGCTGCCGCAACCCATGATCCGCGTGCGCAACGTCACCAAGAAATACGGCGAGATGATCGGCTGCCGCGACATCTCCTTCGACCTCTGGCCCGGCGAGGTCATGGGCATCGTGGGCGAGTCCGGCTCGGGCAAGTCCACCCTGCTCGGCTGCCTGTCCGGGAGGCTCGAACCCACCGCCGGATCGGTCGGCTACGCGTCCCGCGAGTTCGGCGACATCGACGTGCACGGCTGCGCCGAGCCCGTCCGCCGCAAGCTGCTGCGCACCGAGCTCGGCGTGGTCCACCAGAACCCGCGCGACGGCCTCAGGCTGGGCGTCACCGCCGGGGCCAACCTGGGCGAGCGGCTGATGAGCATCGGCGCGCGCCACTACGGCAACATCCGGACCGAGGCCCTCAAGTGGCTGGCCGAGGTGGAGATCGAGGCCGGGCGTATCGACCACTTTCCCAAGACCTTTTCCGGCGGTATGCAGCAGCGCCTCCAGATCGCCTGCAACCTGATCACCCAGCCCCGGATCGTGTTCATGGACGAGCCCACCGGCGGCCTGGACGTGTCCGTGCAGGCCAAGCTCCTGGACCTGCTGCGCAACCTGGTCTCCCGGCTCGGGCTGTCGGTCATCATCGTCACCCACGATCTGGCCGTGGCCCGGCTCCTGGCCCACCGGCTGATGGTCATGCAGCGCGGCGAGGTGGTCGAGACCGGGCTGACCGACCAGGTCCTGGACGACCCCCAACACCCCTACACCCAACTGCTGGTCTCCTCGATCCTGCAGGCCTAG